One region of Tumebacillus amylolyticus genomic DNA includes:
- a CDS encoding RnfABCDGE type electron transport complex subunit D encodes MQPEVPLTTAPTPKLSYWNTPKAFVLLSLLFLSAIGLGFTHNTSGLLNASSAILGGVLIDLPFAFFQKRKNKLPDGAILTGLIVAMVVSVTTPWYIPAATAALGVLLKNLLRVRKKPMLNPAAIGLLLGVLLLSTDQDWWGGMAELSPWWTLALLLIGFAITRKVNKYAQVLTFLGVYVLAFLVLALLGIDTDLASDALRTPFVNSALFLGFVMLTDPPTSPGRTSDQIVFALIAAVVSVALYLLWGGLAYLLIGLLTANLWNAWRLWKK; translated from the coding sequence ATGCAACCCGAAGTACCGCTCACCACCGCACCGACCCCAAAACTCAGCTACTGGAACACGCCCAAAGCGTTCGTCCTGCTCTCTCTGCTGTTCCTCTCCGCCATCGGCCTTGGTTTCACCCACAACACGTCGGGCCTGCTCAACGCATCGAGCGCCATCCTCGGGGGCGTGCTGATCGACCTCCCCTTCGCCTTTTTCCAAAAACGAAAAAACAAACTCCCCGACGGCGCGATCCTGACCGGACTGATCGTGGCGATGGTGGTCTCCGTCACCACCCCGTGGTACATCCCGGCCGCCACCGCTGCTCTCGGCGTTTTGCTCAAAAATCTCCTGCGCGTGCGCAAAAAACCGATGCTCAACCCTGCCGCCATCGGTCTCTTGCTCGGCGTTCTTCTCCTCTCCACCGACCAAGACTGGTGGGGCGGTATGGCAGAACTTTCACCTTGGTGGACCCTTGCCCTGCTGCTCATCGGCTTTGCCATCACCCGCAAAGTCAACAAGTACGCCCAAGTGCTCACGTTCCTCGGCGTCTACGTTCTCGCGTTTCTCGTGCTGGCACTGCTCGGAATCGACACCGACCTCGCCAGCGACGCCCTGCGAACGCCGTTTGTGAATTCCGCACTGTTCCTCGGTTTTGTCATGCTGACCGACCCGCCGACCTCGCCGGGTCGAACGTCTGACCAAATCGTATTTGCCCTGATCGCCGCCGTGGTCAGCGTCGCGCTCTATCTCCTCTGGGGAGGTCTCGCGTACCTGCTGATCGGTCTGCTGACGGCGAATCTCTGGAATGCTTGGAGGCTCTGGAAAAAATGA
- a CDS encoding FAD:protein FMN transferase yields MTIPIQPTKLTRAALHMDTLVTIQLVSAEPTDLLHRQLDRAFTAFTAVEQVCSRFSPESELRQLCQKIGAPTPVSPLLFEAIRIALEIADLTEGVFDPTIGHHMESQGFNRNYLTGEKTLPPPLADLHVPATYRDVLLDEETRTVLLQKPLRLDLGAVAKGLAVDLAAQELRSSAGFLINAGGDVYAGGLNERGEPWQVGIQHPTQPHDIITSLSLTNAAICTSGSYERISRENPNTHHLLDPRTGTSASQLLSCSVVAPFAMLADAFSTAAFLLGPVQGQELLQEAGLTGIFITPDLHIHRGEEV; encoded by the coding sequence ATGACGATTCCCATTCAGCCTACCAAACTCACTCGTGCCGCCTTGCATATGGATACATTGGTCACGATTCAACTCGTATCTGCGGAACCAACGGACCTTCTGCACCGTCAACTCGACCGTGCATTCACCGCATTCACCGCCGTCGAGCAAGTCTGCAGTCGCTTCTCCCCTGAGAGCGAACTGCGCCAACTCTGCCAAAAAATCGGAGCGCCGACCCCCGTCAGCCCTCTACTGTTTGAAGCAATCCGAATCGCCCTCGAAATCGCTGACCTCACCGAAGGCGTTTTCGACCCCACTATCGGGCACCACATGGAAAGCCAAGGCTTCAACCGCAACTACCTCACCGGGGAAAAAACGCTCCCGCCACCTCTTGCGGACCTCCACGTCCCGGCTACCTATCGCGACGTCCTATTAGATGAAGAAACACGCACCGTCCTCCTCCAAAAACCGCTCCGTCTCGACCTCGGAGCGGTCGCCAAAGGTCTCGCCGTCGACCTCGCCGCACAGGAATTGCGTAGCTCTGCCGGCTTTCTGATCAACGCCGGCGGCGATGTCTACGCAGGAGGTCTCAACGAACGAGGAGAACCGTGGCAAGTCGGCATCCAACACCCGACGCAGCCCCACGACATCATCACCTCGCTCTCGCTCACCAACGCCGCGATTTGCACATCCGGCAGTTACGAACGAATCTCCCGCGAGAACCCGAACACGCACCATCTGCTCGATCCTCGCACAGGCACATCGGCAAGCCAACTTCTCAGTTGCTCCGTCGTCGCACCGTTTGCGATGCTGGCGGACGCTTTTTCAACAGCAGCGTTTTTGCTCGGCCCCGTGCAAGGCCAAGAACTGCTGCAGGAAGCCGGACTCACCGGAATTTTCATCACACCCGACCTACACATCCACAGAGGCGAGGAGGTTTGA
- a CDS encoding FMN-binding protein encodes MARKADKIAALCGAAIGAIYVAGYLVTDPSSAQAMQNQASSVMAAVNSPDSHTAPNQQQQQGFQGQRGRDHGGRFPQGQRGDAPPGNGNFNNQAPNTTPNGGQSKANTQGQTSNSNTTSSASTGTYKDGTYTGMGSNRIGSVEVAVTIQGGKIAAVEITNCDTHYPQSRIDGLPAQAVERQSSKVDTVSGATKSTDDFRNAMNQALAQAQA; translated from the coding sequence ATGGCCAGAAAAGCGGATAAGATCGCGGCGCTGTGCGGAGCGGCGATTGGTGCAATTTATGTGGCGGGGTATCTGGTGACCGATCCGAGTTCGGCGCAGGCGATGCAGAATCAGGCTTCGTCTGTGATGGCAGCGGTCAACTCGCCTGATTCTCATACAGCACCCAATCAACAACAGCAACAAGGCTTCCAAGGACAAAGAGGTCGCGACCACGGCGGTCGCTTCCCTCAAGGGCAACGTGGCGATGCCCCTCCCGGCAACGGAAACTTCAACAACCAAGCTCCCAACACCACTCCCAACGGCGGGCAAAGCAAGGCAAATACCCAAGGGCAGACTTCCAACTCCAACACGACATCGTCCGCATCTACCGGCACTTACAAGGACGGCACGTACACCGGCATGGGCTCCAACCGCATCGGCTCAGTGGAAGTTGCGGTCACCATCCAGGGTGGCAAAATCGCAGCGGTAGAAATCACCAATTGTGACACACACTATCCGCAGAGCCGAATTGACGGGCTTCCTGCCCAAGCGGTCGAGCGTCAGAGTTCAAAAGTGGACACCGTCAGCGGTGCCACCAAGTCCACAGACGACTTCCGCAACGCAATGAACCAAGCCCTCGCGCAAGCACAGGCGTAG